A window of the Nisaea acidiphila genome harbors these coding sequences:
- a CDS encoding putative bifunctional diguanylate cyclase/phosphodiesterase: MRRGLEEDEFVLFYQPQISLADETPSGVEALLRWNHPQHGLVNPANFIPQAEQSNLIGPLTEYVISQACGDLSELRENGFSPRMSINLSAASIYDLELPEKLYNFFGRHRIEPGHVALELTETAVMADAAASIDILTRLRMKGFHLSIDDFGIGYSSMEQLVRIPFSELKLDQKFVRGLLKYPECRSVTEVTIALAHKLGLTVVAEGIEDDATLDEVRNLGCEEGQGFVIGRPMPLEQITGWLTERNAAAH; encoded by the coding sequence ATCAGACGCGGGCTGGAAGAGGATGAATTCGTGCTGTTCTATCAACCGCAGATTTCCCTTGCGGATGAAACGCCGTCCGGCGTCGAGGCACTTCTCCGCTGGAATCATCCACAACACGGACTTGTAAACCCCGCCAACTTCATCCCGCAGGCGGAACAGTCCAACCTGATCGGCCCACTGACCGAGTACGTGATATCCCAAGCGTGCGGAGATCTGTCAGAATTGAGGGAGAATGGATTTTCGCCCCGTATGTCTATCAATCTTTCCGCCGCATCGATCTACGATCTGGAACTTCCGGAAAAGCTCTATAATTTTTTCGGAAGGCACCGTATCGAGCCTGGCCATGTCGCCCTGGAACTCACGGAAACAGCCGTCATGGCGGATGCCGCAGCGTCGATCGACATCCTGACACGGCTGCGAATGAAAGGTTTTCATCTCTCGATCGATGATTTTGGCATCGGCTACTCCTCGATGGAGCAACTGGTGCGGATCCCGTTCTCCGAATTGAAGCTCGACCAGAAGTTCGTCAGGGGTCTGCTGAAATATCCCGAATGCCGATCGGTGACCGAAGTTACGATTGCCTTGGCGCACAAGCTCGGCCTAACGGTGGTTGCCGAGGGCATCGAGGACGATGCGACCCTCGACGAGGTCCGGAACCTTGGCTGCGAAGAAGGTCAGGGCTTTGTTATCGGACGCCCAATGCCGCTGGAGCAGATCACGGGCTGGCTCACAGAGCGAAACGCCGCTGCCCACTGA
- the phnE gene encoding phosphonate ABC transporter, permease protein PhnE — protein MVAATEQSTALMAETVRVSVRKASTVPMLLLVGVALYLIYAWNAFDITALLERAQLSKGALLISDSVAYKTHVTKNLRRGDFEVAIEGERHATYKDLPDWVRGDADKFSVDLGDGYVVRVEDKSLAFEVPGYGTIRSELVGKKIVTELPEGPVPDWLKARDVKLDARPTFSRRVQMSRAKIEIHKFDYGWENFWFPFTSVLHGKSFGELLEIAGSPERLDADMPNWRFILSSFWGNPEWQHGIVAVALFETILMAVLGTVTAAACGLPLAFVAASNFNPNGTLRFVVRRIFDFVRGIDMLIWSLIFIRAFGLGPLTGSLAIAFTDTGSLGKLFSEALENIDRKQVEGVESTGANRWQRYRFGVIPQILPVFTSQFLYYVESNTRSATVIGALGAGGIGLVLVETMRTQRDWENTFYIIGLIIVMVFIMDSSSSWLRRKLIAGGEKR, from the coding sequence ATGGTCGCCGCAACAGAGCAAAGCACCGCCCTTATGGCCGAGACCGTCCGTGTTTCCGTCAGGAAGGCATCTACCGTACCCATGCTGTTGTTGGTGGGGGTGGCGCTTTACCTGATCTACGCCTGGAACGCCTTCGACATTACGGCGCTGCTGGAGCGTGCGCAGCTCTCCAAGGGGGCGTTGCTGATCTCCGACTCGGTCGCCTACAAGACCCATGTGACGAAGAATCTCCGGCGCGGCGATTTCGAGGTCGCGATCGAGGGCGAGCGCCACGCGACCTACAAGGACCTGCCGGACTGGGTGCGGGGCGATGCCGACAAGTTCTCCGTCGATCTCGGCGACGGCTATGTCGTCCGGGTGGAGGACAAGAGCCTCGCATTCGAAGTGCCGGGCTACGGCACGATCCGCTCGGAACTCGTCGGCAAGAAGATCGTGACCGAGCTCCCCGAGGGTCCGGTGCCGGACTGGCTGAAGGCGCGGGATGTGAAGCTCGACGCCCGCCCGACCTTCTCCCGCCGGGTGCAGATGTCCCGGGCGAAGATCGAGATCCACAAGTTCGACTATGGCTGGGAGAATTTCTGGTTCCCCTTCACCTCGGTGCTGCACGGAAAATCGTTCGGTGAGCTGCTGGAGATTGCCGGCTCTCCCGAGCGCCTGGATGCGGACATGCCGAACTGGCGGTTCATTCTCTCAAGCTTCTGGGGCAACCCGGAATGGCAGCACGGTATTGTGGCCGTCGCTCTGTTCGAGACCATCCTGATGGCCGTACTCGGCACCGTCACGGCAGCCGCCTGCGGCCTCCCGCTCGCCTTCGTCGCCGCTTCGAACTTCAACCCGAACGGCACCTTGCGTTTCGTCGTGCGGCGGATCTTCGATTTCGTGCGCGGCATCGACATGCTGATCTGGTCGCTGATCTTCATCCGGGCCTTCGGGCTCGGCCCGCTGACCGGCTCGCTTGCCATCGCCTTCACCGATACCGGCTCGCTCGGCAAACTGTTCTCGGAGGCGCTGGAGAATATTGATCGCAAGCAGGTCGAAGGCGTCGAATCCACCGGCGCCAACCGCTGGCAGCGTTACCGTTTCGGAGTCATTCCGCAGATCCTGCCGGTCTTCACCTCGCAGTTTCTCTACTACGTTGAGTCAAACACCCGCTCCGCGACGGTGATCGGCGCGCTCGGCGCCGGCGGTATCGGGCTTGTCTTGGTAGAGACAATGCGGACCCAGCGGGATTGGGAGAACACCTTCTATATTATCGGTCTGATCATTGTGATGGTGTTCATCATGGACAGTTCATCAAGCTGGCTCCGGAGGAAGCTGATCGCTGGCGGGGAGAAGCGCTGA
- a CDS encoding ATP-binding protein, with translation MRSPTGRRSFCRFVAACFLFAISSTCVLAADTQARKPLFLGNHSIPPLIYHVNGEARGLVVDVMRELAGISAEPLAFDTDDWSRAQDRVKEGEAQGLVQLNKNAEREEFLLFSKPLVTSEFTIFRRHDRSDIRDLPSLYGKTVGAEAGGFPRSILARHPQIFVDRIDSWAEGFRRVQRGELDAVLVDRWVGEFILAEEKISGVTVVDPPVETLESHIAVRRDLPELLAAVNDGLDRLRANGTMDQILSRWRGERVIYVTESEYFLSKIVYALFALLCVMAFGLVWALSERQRAFDRLRGQRDLLEARVQQRTSELRTEKERAEAAVESKSQFLANMSHELRTPLNAVIGFAELIESKLEVGDAHGTVRGYAGHIGISGRNLLRLINDLLDFSKIESGRLEIVEEPFVLNDQIEAIQATFEMKAREQQVTLTVHAPETRCVLVGDEGRFKQIVCNLVDNAIKFAPGGEVSMTVSVHPEADGYSMIEIVVEDNGIGIPEAKADAVFAPFSQADASITRQYGGSGLGLPISRRLARIMGGDITVDSRYGAGSRFEFTLRLTDVSHLYTSFESLKESANRKDGASLGLSVLIVDDVESNLAVTECYLKELRCEAHKARSGEQAIHWARVRCPDVVLMDINMPGMDGISAARAIRDIPGRERLPIIAWTADVTCRSKLDQSGIDWAGTIFKPATRDILLRQLRSIPTQSSSSSGFV, from the coding sequence ATGAGGTCACCGACGGGTAGACGATCATTCTGCAGGTTCGTCGCGGCATGCTTCCTGTTTGCTATTTCGAGCACCTGTGTCCTTGCAGCGGACACCCAAGCACGCAAGCCGCTTTTTCTCGGCAATCACAGCATTCCACCATTGATTTATCATGTGAACGGAGAGGCGCGTGGCCTCGTCGTCGATGTCATGCGAGAGCTCGCCGGGATCAGTGCGGAGCCACTCGCGTTCGACACTGACGATTGGAGTCGCGCCCAGGATAGGGTCAAGGAAGGAGAAGCGCAGGGCCTCGTCCAGCTCAACAAAAACGCTGAGCGTGAAGAGTTTCTCCTTTTTTCCAAGCCACTTGTGACATCGGAATTCACGATCTTCCGGCGGCATGACCGGTCCGACATTCGAGATCTACCCTCATTGTACGGAAAAACAGTTGGTGCCGAAGCCGGCGGATTCCCCCGTTCGATACTGGCGCGTCATCCACAGATCTTTGTCGATAGAATTGACTCTTGGGCAGAAGGTTTCCGGAGGGTACAGCGGGGAGAGTTGGATGCCGTGCTCGTCGACCGCTGGGTCGGCGAGTTCATTCTCGCGGAGGAAAAGATCTCCGGCGTCACTGTCGTCGACCCTCCGGTAGAGACACTCGAATCGCACATCGCCGTAAGGCGCGATTTGCCCGAACTTCTCGCTGCGGTCAACGACGGGTTGGACCGCCTGCGTGCGAACGGCACCATGGACCAAATCCTATCCCGCTGGCGCGGCGAGAGGGTGATCTATGTGACCGAAAGCGAGTATTTTCTCTCTAAGATTGTGTACGCTCTGTTTGCCTTGCTTTGCGTGATGGCGTTCGGGCTTGTTTGGGCCTTGTCGGAACGCCAAAGGGCTTTTGATCGACTGCGCGGGCAAAGGGACCTGCTCGAAGCGAGGGTGCAGCAAAGAACCTCAGAACTCCGAACTGAAAAGGAACGGGCCGAGGCCGCGGTCGAATCCAAATCCCAGTTCCTGGCCAATATGAGCCATGAACTCAGGACGCCGCTGAATGCGGTGATTGGATTTGCCGAGCTTATTGAATCCAAACTCGAGGTCGGCGATGCACATGGAACGGTTCGAGGCTATGCGGGTCATATTGGTATATCGGGCCGGAACCTGCTGCGTCTCATTAACGATCTTCTGGATTTCTCGAAAATCGAGTCCGGCCGGCTTGAGATAGTTGAGGAGCCTTTTGTCCTCAATGACCAGATAGAGGCGATCCAAGCGACTTTCGAGATGAAAGCGAGGGAACAGCAGGTAACGCTGACCGTTCATGCGCCCGAGACACGGTGCGTGTTGGTGGGGGACGAGGGACGCTTCAAGCAGATCGTCTGCAATCTTGTCGACAACGCCATCAAGTTTGCGCCGGGTGGAGAGGTCTCGATGACAGTATCGGTGCATCCCGAAGCGGACGGCTATTCCATGATCGAAATTGTTGTCGAGGACAATGGCATCGGTATTCCGGAAGCTAAGGCCGATGCCGTTTTTGCACCCTTCTCACAAGCGGATGCGTCGATCACCCGGCAGTATGGCGGTTCCGGGCTTGGTTTGCCGATCTCGCGGCGGCTCGCGCGGATCATGGGCGGCGACATCACGGTGGACAGCAGATACGGGGCGGGAAGCCGCTTTGAGTTCACTTTACGGCTCACCGACGTGAGTCATCTATACACGTCTTTCGAAAGTCTCAAGGAGTCCGCGAACCGAAAGGACGGAGCCAGTCTTGGATTGTCCGTCCTGATCGTCGATGACGTGGAGTCGAACCTTGCTGTCACGGAATGCTATCTAAAGGAGCTCAGGTGCGAGGCGCACAAGGCCCGGTCCGGTGAGCAGGCGATCCACTGGGCCAGAGTGCGCTGCCCCGACGTCGTCTTGATGGATATCAACATGCCGGGCATGGACGGGATTTCCGCAGCACGCGCAATCCGCGATATTCCCGGTCGCGAACGGCTGCCGATCATCGCCTGGACGGCCGATGTGACTTGCCGAAGCAAGCTCGATCAGTCGGGTATCGATTGGGCTGGAACGATTTTCAAGCCGGCGACGAGAGACATCCTCTTGCGCCAGCTCCGATCCATTCCGACTCAATCCAGCTCGTCAAGCGGCTTCGTATGA
- a CDS encoding response regulator, with translation MTLKILVVDDEPDFAAFVADAVEELGHAPELATTPKEFASAYSNETDVIFLDLFMPDMDGIEVLRFLSENGSRSSVVLMSGGDEALLKAGREIAQERGISVLGVLHKPIQLDSISDVLANKAP, from the coding sequence ATGACGCTCAAAATTCTGGTGGTCGACGATGAACCCGACTTCGCGGCATTCGTCGCGGACGCGGTCGAGGAACTTGGACACGCCCCGGAACTCGCGACGACACCGAAGGAGTTTGCCTCCGCCTATTCGAACGAGACGGACGTGATCTTTCTCGACCTTTTCATGCCGGACATGGACGGCATCGAAGTATTGAGATTCCTTTCCGAAAACGGCTCGAGAAGCTCGGTCGTGCTGATGAGCGGTGGAGACGAGGCCTTACTGAAAGCCGGTCGAGAGATCGCGCAGGAGCGCGGCATTTCTGTGCTTGGTGTCCTGCACAAACCCATCCAGCTGGATTCGATTTCGGACGTTCTCGCAAACAAGGCACCGTAG
- the phnE gene encoding phosphonate ABC transporter, permease protein PhnE — protein sequence MVDVMRQDLLALEGRRRLYTGLSVVLLIAVVAAGYREASALNSGGFLQGLLKFFDYPSQIVMQAWDQGWEFWSLFPKFLPALIETINIAAVATIIGAVFATVLSLASSRNLEVPAAIIPVVRRIMDIMRAFPELIIALFLIFVLGASPVPAAIAVAFHTSGALGKLFSEVNENIDVKPLEGLKATGSNWLQRVRFGVIPQVLPNYSSYFLLRFEINVRASAILGFVGAGGIGTELSRAIGWGAGSEVAALFLMLFLSIVAIDQLSSYLRRHFVGAENFS from the coding sequence ATGGTCGATGTGATGCGCCAGGACTTGCTCGCGCTCGAAGGCCGCCGCCGGCTCTATACCGGGCTCTCGGTGGTGCTTCTGATCGCCGTCGTGGCCGCGGGTTATCGCGAAGCATCAGCGCTGAATTCCGGCGGATTCCTTCAGGGGCTGCTGAAATTCTTCGACTATCCGTCGCAGATTGTGATGCAGGCTTGGGATCAAGGCTGGGAATTCTGGTCTCTGTTTCCAAAGTTTCTGCCTGCCCTGATCGAGACCATCAATATTGCGGCCGTTGCGACCATCATCGGGGCGGTCTTCGCCACCGTCCTGTCTCTCGCCTCGAGCCGGAACCTTGAGGTCCCGGCAGCGATCATCCCGGTCGTGCGCCGTATCATGGACATCATGCGCGCCTTTCCGGAGCTGATCATTGCTCTTTTCCTGATCTTCGTGCTCGGCGCCAGCCCGGTTCCGGCCGCCATAGCCGTCGCCTTTCATACCTCGGGAGCGCTCGGCAAGCTGTTCTCCGAAGTGAACGAGAATATCGACGTGAAGCCGCTCGAGGGGCTGAAGGCGACCGGCAGCAACTGGCTGCAGCGGGTCCGCTTCGGGGTCATTCCGCAGGTGCTGCCGAACTACAGCAGCTATTTCCTCCTGCGCTTCGAAATCAACGTGCGAGCCTCCGCAATTCTTGGTTTCGTCGGCGCCGGCGGTATCGGCACCGAGCTCAGCCGTGCGATCGGATGGGGGGCCGGCTCCGAGGTCGCTGCGCTTTTCCTGATGCTGTTCCTGTCGATCGTCGCGATCGACCAGTTGTCCTCCTATCTCCGCCGCCACTTCGTCGGCGCCGAGAATTTCAGCTAA
- a CDS encoding ribonuclease activity regulator RraA translates to MSNKSLSAETREKLMKVSTATICTALFKVGLKNQFIQDVLPLGFTGRNMVGQAYTLRYIPAREDLNPISVFQDPAHPQRVGVEECPEGYVMVIDSRKDPRAASAGSILVTRLMKRGCAGIVTDGGFRDAPEIAGLDMPAYHNRPSAPTNLTRHQAIELNGPIGCGDVAVFPGDVMVGDGEGVVVIPLHLADAIAAEATEMTAFEDFVTERVFEGEAVIGLYPATTEKAKADFTAWRAKTGR, encoded by the coding sequence ATGTCCAACAAGAGCCTCAGCGCCGAAACGCGCGAGAAACTGATGAAAGTGAGCACGGCGACGATCTGCACCGCGCTCTTCAAGGTCGGGCTGAAGAACCAGTTCATCCAGGACGTGCTGCCGCTCGGTTTCACGGGGCGGAACATGGTCGGGCAGGCCTACACTCTGCGCTACATCCCGGCACGAGAGGATCTGAACCCGATCTCGGTCTTCCAGGACCCGGCCCACCCGCAGCGTGTCGGCGTCGAGGAATGCCCCGAGGGTTATGTAATGGTCATCGACAGCCGGAAGGACCCGCGGGCAGCCTCCGCGGGCTCCATCCTCGTCACACGGCTGATGAAACGGGGCTGCGCCGGCATCGTAACGGACGGCGGCTTCCGGGACGCACCCGAGATCGCCGGGCTGGACATGCCCGCCTACCACAACCGCCCCTCGGCTCCGACCAATCTCACCCGGCACCAGGCGATCGAACTGAACGGCCCGATCGGCTGCGGCGACGTTGCGGTGTTTCCCGGAGACGTGATGGTCGGCGACGGCGAGGGTGTTGTCGTGATCCCTTTGCATCTCGCCGACGCGATCGCCGCCGAAGCGACCGAGATGACGGCCTTCGAGGATTTCGTCACCGAGCGCGTCTTCGAGGGAGAGGCTGTGATCGGGCTCTATCCGGCCACGACCGAAAAGGCGAAGGCGGATTTCACCGCCTGGCGCGCAAAAACCGGGCGTTAG
- the phnC gene encoding phosphonate ABC transporter ATP-binding protein, producing the protein MIEFKNVTKAFGNMVAVDSVTFTVDKPQMIGVIGRSGAGKSTFLRLFNRLTPATSGQILVEGTDVLSLKGNAKRRWQKDCAMIFQQFNLVPRLDVVTNVMLGRLNQHGTLRSMFKIFSQRDIDDALAALDRLGLAERALQRVETLSGGQQQRVAIARGLMQEPKIILADEPIASLDPLSAEVVMGSLREIHDRDGITVMCNLHTLDTARAYCDRVIGMAQGKVVFDGPADALTPEAAREIYGAEEGLNESVTSTSISSGAPVRARSNPSAAGQGAQVAEANAATA; encoded by the coding sequence ATGATCGAGTTCAAAAACGTTACCAAAGCCTTCGGAAACATGGTCGCGGTCGATTCCGTGACCTTCACGGTCGACAAGCCGCAGATGATCGGAGTGATCGGACGGTCCGGCGCGGGCAAGTCGACCTTCCTCCGTCTCTTCAACCGTCTGACACCCGCGACCTCGGGGCAGATCCTGGTCGAGGGAACGGACGTGCTCAGTCTGAAAGGCAATGCCAAGCGGCGTTGGCAGAAGGACTGCGCGATGATCTTCCAGCAGTTCAATCTGGTTCCGCGCCTCGACGTCGTCACCAATGTGATGCTCGGCCGGCTGAACCAGCACGGCACGCTGCGGTCCATGTTCAAGATCTTCTCGCAGCGCGATATCGACGATGCGCTTGCGGCACTCGACCGGCTCGGTCTTGCCGAGCGGGCGCTACAGCGGGTGGAAACCCTTTCCGGCGGACAGCAGCAGCGCGTCGCCATCGCGCGCGGTCTGATGCAGGAGCCGAAAATCATCCTCGCCGATGAGCCGATCGCCTCGCTGGATCCGCTGAGCGCCGAGGTGGTGATGGGCTCGCTCCGGGAAATCCACGACCGCGACGGCATCACCGTGATGTGCAACCTGCATACACTCGACACGGCGCGCGCCTATTGCGACCGGGTCATCGGCATGGCGCAGGGCAAGGTCGTGTTCGACGGCCCGGCGGACGCGCTGACGCCGGAGGCCGCGCGCGAGATCTACGGCGCCGAAGAGGGCCTCAACGAGTCTGTGACCTCGACCAGCATTTCCAGCGGCGCGCCGGTGCGCGCCAGATCCAATCCCTCAGCGGCGGGCCAGGGGGCCCAGGTTGCTGAGGCGAATGCCGCCACGGCGTGA
- the phnD gene encoding phosphonate ABC transporter substrate-binding protein: protein MKFVRNFAMAAAVAMTAFGAADVHAEDKISEFRIGVLGGENQSDRLRSNECVRSKVEALLGVPTKIFAPADYNGVIEGLIGRNLDMAWLGASGYAKTYITDPEAVEPVLVKINADGSMGYHSIGFARVDSNIKSLDDMKGKKFGFGDPNSTSGYLIPSIEIPAAGFPMESGDYFGEVVFTGGHEQTIVAVANGDIDAGVTWADGLGEWEEGYNSGALRKAADAGLVDMTQLVQIWKSKVIPEGPVVLRKDLPSDVKLKVTGLIAGLASLDPECAYSFMAGEIKGMAPVSHETYEVIIEARKRKMK from the coding sequence ATGAAGTTCGTTCGCAATTTCGCGATGGCGGCTGCCGTCGCCATGACGGCGTTCGGCGCTGCCGACGTCCATGCTGAAGACAAGATCTCCGAGTTCCGCATCGGCGTGCTCGGCGGTGAAAACCAGTCCGACCGTCTGCGCTCCAACGAGTGCGTGCGTTCCAAGGTCGAGGCGCTGCTCGGCGTTCCGACGAAGATCTTCGCGCCGGCCGACTATAACGGCGTCATCGAAGGCCTGATCGGCCGTAACCTCGATATGGCCTGGCTCGGTGCTTCGGGCTACGCCAAGACCTACATCACCGATCCGGAAGCGGTCGAGCCGGTCCTGGTCAAGATCAATGCCGACGGTTCCATGGGGTATCATTCCATCGGTTTCGCCCGCGTCGACAGCAACATCAAGTCGCTCGACGACATGAAGGGCAAGAAGTTCGGCTTCGGCGATCCGAACTCCACCTCCGGCTACCTGATCCCGTCCATTGAAATCCCGGCGGCCGGCTTCCCGATGGAAAGCGGCGACTATTTCGGTGAGGTCGTTTTCACCGGCGGTCACGAGCAGACCATCGTCGCGGTTGCCAACGGCGACATCGACGCCGGCGTGACCTGGGCCGACGGCCTCGGCGAGTGGGAAGAAGGCTACAACAGCGGCGCGCTGCGCAAGGCCGCCGACGCCGGTCTCGTCGACATGACCCAGCTGGTGCAGATCTGGAAGTCCAAGGTCATTCCGGAAGGCCCGGTCGTGCTCCGCAAGGACCTGCCGTCCGACGTCAAGCTGAAGGTTACCGGCCTGATCGCCGGCCTCGCTTCGCTCGATCCGGAATGCGCCTACAGCTTCATGGCCGGTGAAATCAAGGGCATGGCCCCGGTTTCCCACGAGACCTATGAAGTCATCATCGAAGCGCGCAAGCGTAAGATGAAGTAA
- a CDS encoding hybrid sensor histidine kinase/response regulator: protein MSPKVGIVGRIVLALLAVGGVSTGSSIYLLHETHLQRERDHLQDEVRIVSNLIASVAAFDRKFSASDHPDGALAATLDQTREAFDSQDGLSAAGELILFRRASGDRFVAIVHQNIDGRREAREHDEEVFLGTPYGEALAKGFQGATGTARFQSRIGEDILIAYAPVKGTDLLTVAEVRVSDVNAPFIQTILIVILIATVVGLLGTVVARREAVNVVDALDSERKKLKDFADSASDWLWVQDENFRYVSVDDSARPHTQLRVEQVLGMRREDSADESTSTEKWLQLREKLKNREPFKNFVYRARSKDGERVALSASGVPVFDNSGRFRGYRGTATDVTERLDRAQKLADAEERTRVAFDSMTVGVIEISRHGGIEAFNPKAEQMFGYRAEEVLGKNVSMLMPQRYARDHDGFIKHFVETGEKKIIGTGREVSGLTKNGDEIPIHLGVAEMNVGNEQRFIGSLTDLSTQKSLETMLRRSTKLDAIGQLSGGIAHDFNNLLGIVLGNLELIQRKLEPDSRLFQQVEKAIGAAKRGAGLTRKLLDFSRQAPEAQQLDIVDTTEIISGLEDLIGRSLSANIEVKTDLTEDAPPVECDRSDLEDAIINLVMNAKDAMPKGGRIRIANSARTVEPGERLALAGLAPGQYTQIDISDSGSGMSRETLDQIFDPFFTTKPAGKGTGLGLPMVYAFAKRSGGHILAYSEQGTGSSFKLYLPSHTGTGTGSRIGDRADDTETIRGGTETILVVDDEEGLLDIARSVLEERGYSVRTAVSPAAALEILNGDGEIDLIFSDFIMAGEMNGIELIEKAAEIRPRVKKLLTSGFTGHAFNPEEAQHWAAKLIAKPYSNRTLATAVRAALDEEISS, encoded by the coding sequence ATGAGCCCCAAGGTTGGCATCGTAGGTCGGATCGTCCTTGCGCTTCTCGCAGTCGGCGGCGTCTCGACCGGCTCCAGCATTTACCTGTTGCACGAGACGCATCTCCAGCGGGAACGAGACCACTTGCAGGACGAAGTCCGCATTGTCTCCAACCTGATCGCCTCCGTCGCGGCATTCGACCGGAAGTTCAGTGCAAGTGACCATCCGGATGGCGCGTTGGCCGCAACGCTGGACCAGACGCGAGAGGCCTTTGACTCCCAAGACGGACTGAGCGCGGCGGGAGAGCTCATTCTCTTCCGCAGGGCCTCCGGCGACCGCTTTGTAGCAATCGTCCACCAGAACATAGACGGGCGCAGAGAAGCGCGCGAACACGACGAAGAGGTCTTCCTTGGGACGCCATATGGAGAGGCCCTTGCAAAGGGCTTTCAAGGCGCAACCGGAACAGCGCGTTTCCAAAGCAGAATCGGCGAAGACATTCTGATCGCTTACGCGCCGGTCAAGGGTACGGATCTCCTGACCGTTGCGGAGGTCCGCGTCTCGGACGTCAATGCGCCTTTCATCCAGACCATCTTGATAGTGATATTGATCGCGACCGTTGTCGGCTTGCTCGGAACGGTCGTTGCACGGAGAGAAGCCGTGAACGTGGTCGATGCGCTAGATTCCGAGCGGAAGAAGCTGAAGGACTTCGCGGATTCCGCTTCCGACTGGCTCTGGGTCCAGGACGAGAACTTTCGGTATGTCAGCGTCGACGACAGCGCGAGGCCGCACACCCAGCTGCGCGTGGAGCAGGTCCTTGGCATGCGACGCGAGGACTCCGCCGACGAAAGCACAAGCACCGAGAAATGGCTACAGCTCCGGGAAAAGCTTAAAAACCGCGAGCCGTTCAAGAACTTCGTATACAGGGCCCGGTCAAAAGATGGAGAACGGGTAGCCCTCTCGGCGAGCGGCGTTCCAGTCTTCGACAATAGTGGCCGGTTCCGGGGATATCGAGGGACCGCGACGGATGTGACCGAGCGCCTCGACAGAGCTCAAAAACTGGCCGATGCGGAGGAACGAACCCGGGTCGCCTTCGATAGCATGACCGTCGGTGTCATCGAAATCTCCCGCCATGGCGGCATCGAGGCCTTCAACCCGAAGGCCGAGCAAATGTTCGGATATCGTGCCGAGGAAGTTTTGGGCAAGAACGTCTCGATGTTGATGCCGCAACGGTATGCACGCGACCATGACGGATTTATCAAGCACTTTGTCGAGACCGGCGAAAAGAAGATCATCGGCACCGGACGCGAAGTCAGCGGGCTGACCAAGAACGGAGACGAAATCCCGATCCATCTCGGCGTCGCGGAAATGAATGTCGGAAACGAGCAGCGTTTCATCGGCTCCCTGACGGACCTGAGCACCCAGAAAAGCCTCGAAACCATGCTGCGCCGGTCCACCAAGCTCGATGCCATCGGGCAGCTTTCCGGCGGTATCGCACATGACTTCAATAACCTGCTCGGCATCGTCCTCGGCAATCTCGAACTGATTCAGAGAAAACTCGAGCCGGACAGCCGCCTCTTCCAGCAGGTCGAAAAGGCCATCGGCGCCGCAAAGCGCGGCGCGGGGCTCACCCGCAAGCTGCTGGACTTCTCGCGCCAGGCACCGGAAGCCCAGCAGCTCGACATCGTCGATACGACCGAAATCATCTCTGGCCTGGAGGATCTGATCGGTCGCTCCCTCAGCGCGAATATCGAAGTCAAAACGGACCTCACGGAAGACGCCCCGCCAGTCGAATGCGACCGCTCCGACCTCGAAGACGCCATCATCAACCTCGTCATGAACGCGAAGGACGCAATGCCAAAGGGCGGTCGCATAAGAATTGCGAATTCCGCGCGAACCGTTGAGCCGGGTGAAAGGCTGGCTTTGGCCGGGCTCGCCCCCGGACAATATACCCAAATCGACATCTCGGACTCCGGAAGCGGAATGTCCAGGGAGACACTCGACCAAATATTCGATCCGTTCTTCACCACAAAGCCCGCCGGAAAAGGCACCGGGCTCGGCCTGCCAATGGTCTACGCCTTCGCAAAGCGCTCCGGCGGTCACATCCTCGCTTATTCGGAGCAAGGCACCGGCTCCAGCTTTAAGCTGTACCTCCCGTCTCATACGGGCACAGGAACCGGCTCGCGGATCGGAGACCGTGCCGACGACACAGAAACAATTCGGGGAGGCACGGAGACAATCCTGGTCGTCGACGACGAAGAGGGCCTGCTGGATATCGCCAGGAGCGTTCTCGAAGAACGCGGCTATTCGGTCCGGACCGCCGTCTCACCGGCAGCGGCCCTTGAGATTCTCAATGGGGACGGTGAAATCGACCTTATCTTCTCCGACTTCATCATGGCCGGGGAAATGAACGGCATCGAGCTGATCGAAAAGGCCGCCGAAATCCGGCCACGGGTGAAAAAGCTGCTGACCTCGGGCTTCACCGGCCATGCCTTCAATCCCGAAGAGGCGCAGCACTGGGCAGCCAAGCTGATTGCCAAACCCTATTCGAACCGCACCCTCGCGACAGCGGTCAGAGCCGCCCTTGACGAGGAAATCTCGTCATGA